The Streptomyces durmitorensis genome contains the following window.
GTGCTGGGTCGCAGCACCGACGCCGATGTGCGGATCGACGACCCCGGCGTATCGCGCCGGCACTGTGAGATCCGGACCGGAACGCCCTCGACGATCCAGGATCTCGGGTCTACCAACGGCATCGTGGTAGACGGGCAGCACACCACCCGCGCTACGCTCCGCGACGGCTCGCGGATCGTCGTGGGCCAAACCACCATCGTTTACCGGCAAGCCGAAGGGTGAAGCGGGGGCAATGTCAGAGCTGACCCTGACGGTCATGCGGCTGGGTTTCCTAGCCGTTCTGTGGCTGTTCGTGATCGTGGCCGTCCAGGTCATCCGTAGCGACCTGTTCGGAACACGCGTCACACAGCGCGGCTCACGCCGTGAGAACGCACGTCCGCAGCAGGCCGCCCGCCAGCAACAGCAGGCGGCCGCACCACCTCCCCAGCGCCAGCAGCAGGGCGGCGGGCGGCAGCGCCGTGGCGCCCCCAGCAAGCTGGTCGTATCCGAAGGGATCCTCGCGGGCACGACGGTCGCCCTGCAGGGTCAGACGATCTCGCTGGGCCGAGCGCACGATTCGACGATCGTGCTGGACGACGACTACGCGTCCAGCAGGCATGCCAGGATCTACCCGGACCGTGACGGCCAGTGGATCGTCGAGGATCTCGGGTCCACCAACGGCACGTATCTCGACCGGACCCGACTCACCACCCCGACGCCCGTTCCGCTGGGCGCGCCGATCCGCATCGGCAAGACCGTCATCGAGCTGCGGAAGTAGTACTACGTCATGACAGAGCGCGAGCGGAGCGAGCGAGCCGAAACGGCTGTCCACACACTGGACGCCAGCGCGCTCCCGACCGGAGGGTGGGCACCGTGCGGATGTACCCGGAGCCGACGGGCGAGGTGCGCATGAGTCTGTCTTTGCGCTTCGCCGCCGGATCGCACAAAGGCATGATCCGGGAGGGGAACGAGGACTCCGGCTATGCCGGTCCGCGTCTCCTCGCGATCGCCGACGGCATGGGGGGCCAGGCCGCGGGTGAGGTGGCGAGCTCCGAGGTGATCTCGACGCTCGTCACCCTCGACGACGACGTACCGGGATCGGACATCCTCACGTCGCTCGGCACCGCCGTGCAGCGCGCCAACGACCAACTGCGCCTGATGGTCGAGGAGGACCCCCAGCTCGAGGGCATGGGGACGACGCTGACCGCCCTGCTGTGGACGGGCCAGCGCCTTGGCCTCGTACACGTCGGCGACTCACGCGCCTACCTCCTTCGGGACGGCGTCCTCACGCAGAT
Protein-coding sequences here:
- a CDS encoding FHA domain-containing protein FhaB/FipA, whose translation is MSELTLTVMRLGFLAVLWLFVIVAVQVIRSDLFGTRVTQRGSRRENARPQQAARQQQQAAAPPPQRQQQGGGRQRRGAPSKLVVSEGILAGTTVALQGQTISLGRAHDSTIVLDDDYASSRHARIYPDRDGQWIVEDLGSTNGTYLDRTRLTTPTPVPLGAPIRIGKTVIELRK